A window of the Gemmatimonadota bacterium genome harbors these coding sequences:
- a CDS encoding DUF721 domain-containing protein — protein MDAETDRRKSGIYRYRSGPTSDPVSAGDAIRQLVDSLGLAEKLREQRVLSLWEKIVGEDIAAVTQVEGFRGEQGELTVSAQHPTQSEWLRYQRETIRQNLNREVGGDVVKTIRLKVDPSIR, from the coding sequence ATGGATGCCGAGACAGACAGACGCAAAAGCGGTATTTACAGGTACCGGAGTGGTCCAACATCTGACCCGGTTTCCGCAGGTGATGCCATTCGCCAGTTGGTAGATAGCCTGGGACTTGCGGAAAAATTGAGAGAACAGCGCGTATTGTCATTGTGGGAAAAAATTGTGGGTGAAGATATTGCGGCTGTAACCCAGGTCGAAGGCTTTCGGGGGGAGCAAGGAGAATTAACTGTTTCAGCACAACACCCCACACAGAGTGAATGGTTGCGCTATCAACGCGAAACTATACGTCAAAATTTGAACCGCGAGGTTGGCGGTGATGTGGTAAAAACAATTCGGTTAAAAGTTGATCCGTCTATTCGTTGA